In the genome of Tachysurus vachellii isolate PV-2020 chromosome 9, HZAU_Pvac_v1, whole genome shotgun sequence, one region contains:
- the LOC132851141 gene encoding extracellular calcium-sensing receptor-like, with translation MESMFTLIHVVMAIINSYTAEETCNLHGEPAYPQIWKEGDIIIGAIFPFHFKWEITDSSYSFMPPPVKCTSLEFRSFQYSQTLIYAVEEINNSSSLLPGVSLGYKIFDTCGSTTQGVKVAMELLNGNENSVSDQICTKPAQVQAIIGETYSSVSMAISKSIGPFSMPLISYFATCECLSDKRKYPSFLRTIPSDYYQTLALAEMLKHFGWTWVGAIRRDDDYGNSGMAAFTKIAEQLDICLEYSLPFFRTYSKERVLRIVEQIKSSTSRVIVGFVTQWDFEVLLPVLSEHNITGYQWVGTEAWIADPVVAKLDEHKILHGAIGLTVPQTKVTGLENFILDIKPLKSVSSAIFNKFWEDLFTCKFTVQNDSEDSAVCTGEEKLSQIENTFTDMSFMPIFNNIYKAVYAIAYTLHSLLGCQQTCPTKKQPDLFTFLEHLKKVHFRTKEGEEVYFDENGDPPAKYEIINRQTTKDQYKFVTVGLYDSSLLVHDRLAVNMASIVWANNSNRVPKSVCSESCPPGTRKAVQKGKPICCFDCIPCAAGEISNMTDSIKCEQCEQDYWSNADKNTCVKKEVEYLSYEETMGILLTVVSIFGSFMTIIISVIFFKYKDTPIVKANNSELSFLLLFSLTLCFLCSLTFIGRPSQWSCMLRHTVFGITFVLCISCVLGKTIVVLMAFRATLPGSNIMKWFGPPQQRLSVLAFTLVQVLICVLWLTISPPFPFKNLMHYKEKIILECSLGSAIGFWAVLCYIGFLAFFCFLLAFLARKLPDNFNEAKFITFSMLMFCAVWITFIPAYVSSPGKFTVAVEIFAILASSFGLLFCIFLPKCYIIIMKPEKNTKKQIMGKVPGQ, from the exons ATGGAATCAATGTTTACACTCATTCATGTGGTAATGGCTATCATCAATTCATATACTGCAGAAGAGACTTGTAACCTGCATGGAGAGCCTGCATACCCACAGATATGGAAGGAGGGTGATATTATAATTGGAGCAATTTtcccttttcattttaaatgggaGATTACAGACTCGTCCTATTCGTTTATGCCACCTCCAGTGAAGTGCACAAG TCTGGAATTCAGATCCTTCCAATATTCACAGACCTTGATATATGCAGTAGAGGAGATCAACAACAGTTCATCTTTATTGCCTGGAGTCTCACTGGGCTACAAGATCTTTGATACCTGTGGTTCCACAACACAGGGAGTGAAAGTAGCAATGGAACTTCTGAATGGAAATGAAAACTCAGTTTCAGATCAGATCTGCACAAAGCCTGCACAGGTTCAAGCAATAATAGGAGAGACATATTCATCAGTGTCCATGGCTATATCAAAGAGTATTGGACCTTTCAGCATGCCCTTA ATCAGTTACTTTGCTACTTGCGAATGTCTCAGTGACAAAAGGAAATATCCCTCATTTCTGCGCACTATTCCCAGTGATTATTACCAGACCTTGGCACTTGCAGAGATGCTCAAACACTTTGGCTGGACTTGGGTGGGAGCAATAAGAAGAGATGATGATTATGGTAACAGTGGGATGGCTGCATTTACTAAAATTGCAGAACAACTAGACATATGTTTAGAATACTCACTTCCATTTTTTAGAACGTATTCCAAAGAAAGAGTCTTGAGAATTGTTGAACAAATTAAAAGCTCTACATCTCGAGTGATAGTGGGCTTTGTCACTCAATGGGACTTTGAAGTTTTGCTACCTGTGCTTTCTGAACACAACATCACTGGATATCAGTGGGTGGGAACTGAGGCCTGGATAGCTGATCCAGTTGTTGCCAAACTAGATGAGCACAAAATACTGCATGGAGCTATAGGGCTAACTGTACCCCAAACAAAGGTGACAGGTTTGGAGAATTTCATTCTTGATATAAAACCACTAAAATCGGTCAGCAGtgccatttttaataaattctggGAAGATTTGTTTACCTGCAAATTTACAGTGCAGAATGATTCAGAGGACTCAGCAGTATGTACAGGTGAAGAGAAACTCTCTCAGATAGAAAACACCTTTACTGATATGTCTTTTATGCcaatttttaataatatctaTAAAGCAGTCTATGCCATAGCCTATACTCTACACAGTCTTCTTGGCTGCCAACAAACATGTCCTACAAAGAAGCAGCCGGATCTGTTCACA TTTCTAGAACACCTGAAAAAGGTGCATTTCAGGACCAAAGAAGGTGAAGAAGTTTATTTTGATGAAAATGGAGATCCTCCagcaaaatatgaaataataaatagacaaacaaCTAAAGATCAGTACAAATTTGTCACAGTTGGACTTTATGACTCCTCTCTTCTTGTTCATGATCGACTAGCAGTAAACATGGCCTCCATTGTGTGGGCAAACAATTCAAATCGG GTGCCCAAATCTGTATGTAGTGAGAGCTGCCCCCCTGGAACAAGGAAAGCTGTACAGAAAGGGAAGCCCATCTGCTGTTTTGACTGCATACCATGTGCTGCTGGAGAGATCAGTAATATGACAG ATTCCATTAAATGTGAACAATGTGAACAAGATTACTGGTCAAATGCAGACAAGAATACATGTGTAAAGAAGGAAGTTGAATATTTGTCCTATGAGGAAACAATGGGGATTTTGCTAACAGTTGTTTCTATTTTTGGTTCTtttatgacaataataatatcagtcatattctttaaatataaagaCACTCCAATAGTCAAAGCCAACAACTCTGAGCTGAGCTTcctgctgctcttctctctgactctgtgcttcCTCTGTTCACTTACTTTCATTGGTCGGCCCTCTCAGTGGTCCTGTATGCTGCGTCACACAGTGTTTGGGATCACCTTTGTGCTCTGTATCTCCTGTGTTCTGGGAAAAACAATAGTGGTGTTGATGGCCTTCAGGGCTACACTTCCAGGAAGTAATATCATGAAATGGTTTGGGCCTCCACAGCAGAGACTCAGTGTACTTGCCTTCACCCTTGTACAGGTTCTTATCTGTGTGCTTTGGTTGACAATATCCCCTCCTTTCCCTTTTAAAAACCTAATGCACTACAAGGAAAAGATCATTCTTGAATGCAGTCTGGGCTCAGCTATAGGTTTCTGGGCTGTACTGTGTTATATAggatttcttgctttcttttgctttcttttagCTTTTCTAGCTAGGAAGCTTCCAGATAATTTTAATGAAGctaaattcattacattcagcATGCTGATGTTCTGTGCAGTTTGGATCACATTTATTCCTGCTTATGTCAGCTCTCCTGGAAAATTCACTGTAGCTGTGGAGATATTTGCTATTTTAGCATCAAGCTTTGGTTTACTATTCTGTATCTTTCTTCCGAAGTGTTACATAATCATCATGAAGCCAGAGAAAAACACTAAAAAGCAAATTATGGGAAAAGTGCCAGGTCAGtga
- the LOC132851708 gene encoding extracellular calcium-sensing receptor-like: MESIFTLFHVAMAIINSYTAEEASCSLRGEPAYPQIWKEGDIIIGGIFPFHFKWEITDSFYSVMPPAIKCTSMEFRAFQYSQTLIYAVEEINNSSSLLPGVSLGYKIFDTCGSPAHGVKVAMALVNGNENSVSDEICTKPAQVQAIIGETYSSVSMAISKSIGPFSMPLISYYSTCECLSDKRIYPSFLRTIPSDYYQTIALAEMVKHFGWTWVGAIRRDDDYGNSGMAAFTKIADKLGICLEYSLPFFRTYSKERVLRIVEQIKSSTSRVIVGFVTPREFEILLNVFSEHNITGYQWVGTEGWIADPVAVTLDKYNILQGAIGLAIPKTTVTGLKEFILDIKPLKSVGSAIFTKFWEALFTCSYKVQNNSGTIPVCTGEEKVSDVRNTFTDMSMMPIFSNVYKGVYAIAHTLHELLGCKQTCSTKKQPDPLTFLEHLKKVRFKTKEGENVYFDENGDPPAKYEIINWQKTKENQYEFVTVGLYDSSVPAQNRLAVNMSSIVWAQNTNQVPKSVCSESCPPGTRKAVQKGKPICCFDCIPCAAGEISNMTDSLKCEQCQQDYWSNADKNKCVKKEVEYLSYEETMGILLTVVSIVGSLKTIIIAIIFFKYKNTPIVKANNSELSFLLLFSLTLCFLCSLTFIGQPTDWSCMLRHTAFGIIFVLCISCVLGKTIVVLMAFRATLPGSNVMKWFGPPQQRLSVLAFTLIQVLICVVWLTISPPFPFKNLKSYKEKIILECHLGSNLGFWAVLGYIGVLALLCFLLAFLARKLPDNFNEAKFITFSMLMFCAVWTTFIPAYVSSPGKFTVAVEIFAILASSFGLLFCIFLPKCYIIIMKPEKNTKKQIMGKVPGQ; the protein is encoded by the exons ATGGAATCAATATTTACTCTCTTTCATGTGGCAATGGCCATCATTAATTCATATACTGCAGAAGAGGCGTCTTGTAGCCTGCGTGGAGAGCCTGCATACCCACAGATATGGAAGGAGGGTGATATTATAATTGGAGGAATTTTCCCCTTCCATTTTAAATGGGAGATTACAGACTCGTTCTATTCGGTTATGCCACCTGCAATAAAGTGCACGAG tATGGAATTTAGAGCCTTCCAATATTCACAGACCTTGATATATGCAGTAGAGGAGATCAATAACAGTTCATCTTTACTGCCTGGTGTCTCACTGGGCTACAAGATCTTTGATACCTGTGGTTCTCCAGCACATGGGGTGAAAGTAGCAATGGCACTAGTGAATGGAAATGAGAACTCAGTTTCAGATGAGATCTGCACAAAGCCTGCACAGGTTCAAGCCATAATAGGAGAGACATATTCATCAGTGTCCATGGCTATATCAAAGAGTATTGGACCTTTCAGCATGCCCTTA ATAAGTTACTATTCCACCTGTGAATGTCTCAGTGATAAAAGGATATATCCTTCATTTCTGCGCACTATTCCCAGTGATTATTACCAGACCATAGCACTTGCAGAGATGGTCAAACACTTTGGCTGGACCTGGGTCGGAGCAATAAGAAGAGACGATGATTATGGTAACAGTGGGATGGCTGCATTTACAAAAATTGCAGATAAACTGGGCATATGTTTAGAATACTCGCTTCCATTTTTTAGAACATATTCCAAAGAAAGAGTCTTGAGAATTGTTGAGCAAATTAAAAGCTCTACTTCTCGAGTAATAGTGGGATTTGTCACTCCCCGGGAATTTGAGATTTTGCTTAATGTATTTTCTGAACACAACATAACTGGATATCAGTGGGTGGGAACTGAAGGATGGATTGCTGATCCAGTGGCAGTCACGTTGGATAAGTACAACATACTACAAGGAGCCATAGGGCTAGCTATTCCCAAAACAACTGTAACAGGGCTGAAGGAATTCATTCTAGATATAAAACCATTGAAGTCAGTAGGCAGTGCTATTTTTACAAAATTCTGGGAGGCTCTGTTTACTTGCTCATATAAAGTGCAGAATAATTCTGGGACTATTCCAGTGTGTACAGGTGAAGAGAAAGTGTCTGATGTGAGAAACACCTTTACTGACATGTCTATGATGCCAATTTTCAGTAATGTGTATAAAGGAGTGTATGCCATTGCCCATACACTCCATGAACTTCTTGGCTGCAAACAAACATGTTCTACAAAGAAGCAGCCTGATCCCTTAACT TTTCTAGAACACCTGAAAAAAGTACGTTTTAAGACGAAAGAAGgtgaaaatgtttactttgATGAAAATGGTGATCCTCCagcaaaatatgaaataataaactggcaaaaaactaaagaaaaccAATATGAATTTGTCACTGTTGGACTTTACGACTCCTCTGTTCCTGCTCAGAATCGATTAGCAGTAAATATGTCCTCCATTGTCTGGGCCCAAAATACAAATCAA GTACCAAAATCTGTATGTAGTGAGAGCTGCCCCCCTGGTACAAGGAAAGCTGTACAGAAAGGAAAACCCATCTGCTGTTTTGACTGCATACCATGTGCTGCTGGAGAGATCAGTAATATGACAG ATTCCCTTAAATGTGAACAGTGTCAGCAAGATTACTGGTCAAATGCAGACAAGAATAAATGTGTAAAGAAGGAAGTTGAATATTTGTCCTATGAGGAAACAATGGGGATTTTGCTAACAGTTGTTTCTATTGTTGGTTCTTTAAAGACGATAATAATAGCAATCATATTCTTTAAATATAAGAATACACCAATAGTCAAAGCCAACAACTCTGAGCTGAGCTTcctgctgctcttctctctgactctgtgttttctctgttcaCTTACTTTCATTGGTCAACCTACTGATTGGTCTTGTATGCTGCGTCACACAGCATTTGGGATCATCTTTGTCCTCTGTATCTCCTGTGTTCTGGGGAAAACCATTGTGGTGTTAATGGCCTTCAGGGCTACACTTCCAGGCAGTAATGTCATGAAATGGTTTGGGCCTCCACAACAGAGACTCAGTGTACTTGCCTTCACTCTTATACAGGTGCTAATCTGTGTAGTTTGGTTGACAATATCGCCTCCTTTTCcctttaaaaacctaaaaagcTACAAGGAAAAGATTATTCTAGAATGTCATTTAGGCTCAAACCTAGGTTTCTGGGCTGTGCTGGGTTACATAGGAGTCTTAGcacttttatgttttcttttagctTTTCTAGCTAGGAAGCTTCCAGATAATTTTAATGAAGCTAAATTTATCACATTCAGCATGCTGATGTTCTGTGCAGTTTGGACCACTTTTATTCCTGCTTATGTCAGCTCTCCTGGAAAGTTTACAGTAGCTGTGGAGATATTTGCTATTTTAGCATCAAGCTTTGGATTACTATTCTGTATCTTTCTTCCAAAGTGTTACATAATCATCATGAAGCCAGAGAAAAACACGAAAAAGCAAATTATGGGAAAAGTGCCAGGACAGTGA
- the LOC132851142 gene encoding extracellular calcium-sensing receptor-like, which yields MGSVITLIPILMATIDLYTAKETTCTVLGEPDYPLLWKDGDISVGGIFPFHKWQLMYASYSVMPPPIKCMSMEFRAFQYSQTLIFAIEEINNSSSLLPGVSLGYKIFDTCGSAAQGVKVAMTLVNSNEYSVSDEICTKPAQVQAIIGETYSSVSMAISKSIGPFSMPLISYFATCECLSDKRKYPSFLRTIPSDYYQTLALAEMVKHFGWTWVGAIRRDDDYGNSGMAGFTKIAEELGICLEYSLPFFLSYSQEKILRIVEQIKSSTSRVIVAFVTRWDLEILLNVFSEHNITGYQWVGTEGWIADPVAVTLDKYNILQGAIGLAIPKTTVTGLKDFILDIKPLKSVGSAIFTKLWEALFTCTYKGQNNSGTIPVCTGEEKVSEVKNTFTDMSMMPIFSNVYKGVYAIAHTLHELLGCKQTCPTKKQPDPLTFLEHLKKVRFKTKEGEDVFFDENGDPPAKYEIINWQKTKENQYEFVTVGLYDSSVPAQDRLAVNMSSIVWAQNTNQVPTSVCSESCPPGTRKAVQKGKPICCFDCIPCAAGEISNMTDSNECQQCQQDYWSNADKNKCVKKEVEYLSYEETMGILLTVVSIIGSLMTIIIAIIFFKYKNTPIVKANNSELSFLLLFALALCFLCSLTFIGQPTDWSCMLRHTAFGIIFVLCISCVLGKTVVVLMAFRATLPGSNVMKWFGPPQQRLSVLAFTLVQVLICVLWLTISPPFPFKNLMHYKEKIILECNLGSNIGFWAVLGYIGILAILCFVLAFLARKLPDNFNDAKFITFSMLMFCAVWITFIPAYVSSPGKFTVAVEIFAILASSFGLLFCIFLPKCYIIIMKPEKNTKKQIMVKVPVF from the exons ATGGGGTCAGTCATTACACTTATACCTATACTGATGGCCACAATCGATTTGTACACTGCCAAAGAAACTACTTGCACTGTGCTTGGAGAGCCAGACTATCCACTGCTCTGGAAGGATGGGGATATCTCAGTTGGAGGAATTTTCCCCTTTCATAAATGGCAACTCATGTACGCATCCTATTCGGTTATGCCACCTCCAATAAAGTGTATGAG TATGGAATTCAGAGCCTTCCAGTATTCACAGACATTAATCTTTGCAATAGAGGAGATCAACAACAGTTCATCTTTACTGCCTGGTGTCTCACTGGGCTACAAGATCTTTGATACCTGTGGTTCTGCAGCACAAGGAGTGAAAGTAGCAATGACACTTGTGAATAGTAATGAGTACTCAGTTTCAGATGAGATCTGCACAAAGCCTGCACAGGTTCAAGCCATAATAGGAGAGACATATTCATCAGTGTCCATGGCTATATCAAAGAGTATTGGACCTTTCAGCATGCCCTTA ATCAGTTACTTTGCTACCTGTGAGTGTCTCAGTGATAAAAGAAAATATCCTTCATTCCTGCGCACTATACCCAGTGATTATTACCAGACCTTAGCACTCGCAGAGATGGTCAAACACTTTGGCTGGACCTGGGTGGGAGCAATAAGAAGAGACGATGATTATGGTAACAGTGGGATGGCTGGATTTACTAAAATTGCAGAAGAACTGGGTATATGCTTGGAATATTcacttccattttttttgtcgTACTCACAAGAAAAAATTTTGAGAATTGTTGAGCAAATTAAAAGCTCCACTTCTCGAGTGATCGTGGCATTTGTCACTCGTTGGGACCTGGAGATTTTGCTTAATGTATTTTCTGAACACAACATAACTGGATATCAGTGGGTGGGAACTGAAGGATGGATTGCTGATCCAGTGGCAGTCACGTTGGATAAGTACAACATACTACAAGGAGCCATAGGGCTAGCTATTCCCAAAACAACTGTAACAGGACTGAAGGACTTCATTCTAGATATAAAACCATTGAAATCAGTAGGCAGTGCCATTTTTACTAAATTATGGGAGGCTCTGTTTACTTGCACATATAAAGGCCAGAATAATTCTGGGACTATTCCAGTGTGTACAGGTGAAGAGAAAGTGTCTGAAGTGaaaaacaccttcactgacatGTCTATGATGCCCATTTTCAGTAATGTGTATAAAGGAGTGTATGCCATTGCCCATACACTCCATGAACTTCTTGGCTGCAAACAAACATGTCCTACAAAGAAGCAGCCTGATCCCTTAACT TTTCTAGAACACCTGAAAAAAGTACGTTTTAAGACAAAAGAAGGTGAAGACGTATTCTTCGATGAAAATGGTGATCCTCCggcaaaatatgaaataataaactggcaaaaaactaaagaaaaccAATATGAATTTGTCACTGTCGGACTTTACGACTCCTCTGTTCCTGCTCAGGATCGATTAGCAGTAAATATGTCCTCCATTGTCTGGGCCCAAAATACAAATCAA GTGCCCACATCTGTATGTAGTGAGAGCTGCCCCCCTGGTACAAGGAAAGCTGTACAGAAAGGAAAACCCATCTGCTGTTTTGACTGCATACCATGTGCTGCTGGAGAGATCAGTAATATGACAG ATTCCAATGAATGTCAACAGTGCCAGCAAGATTACTGGTCAAATGCTGATAAGAATAAATGTGTAAAGAAGGAAGTTGAATATTTGTCCTATGAGGAAACAATGGGGATTTTGCTAACAGTTGTTTCTATTATTGGTTctttaatgacaataataatagcaatcatattctttaaatataaaaatacaccaaTAGTCAAAGCCAACAACTCTGAGCTGAGCTTCCTGCTGCTCTTTGCATTGGCTCTGTGCTTCCTCTGTTCACTTACTTTCATTGGTCAACCTACGGATTGGTCTTGTATGCTGCGTCACACAGCATTTGGGATCATCTTTGTCCTCTGTATCTCCTGTGTTCTGGGGAAAACTGTAGTGGTGTTAATGGCCTTCAGGGCTACACTTCCAGGCAGTAATGTCATGAAATGGTTTGGGCCTCCACAACAGAGACTCAGTGTACTCGCCTTCACTCTTGTACAGGTTCTTATTTGTGTGCTTTGGTTGACAATATCTCCTCCTTTCCCTTTTAAAAATCTTATGCACTATAAGGAAAAGATCATTCTTGAATGCAATTTGGGCTCAAACATAGGTTTCTGGGCTGTGCTGGGTTACATAGGAATTTTAGCAATACTATGTTTTGTTTTAGCTTTTCTGGCTAGGAAACTTCCAGATAATTTTAATGACGCTAAATTCATCACATTCAGCATGTTAATGTTCTGTGCAGTTTGGATCACATTTATTCCTGCTTATGTCAGCTCTCCTGGAAAATTCACTGTAGCTGTGGAGATATTTGCTATTTTAGCATCAAGCTTTGGTTTACTATTCTGTATATTTCTTCCAAAGTGTTACATAATCATCATGAAGccagagaaaaacacaaaaaaacaaattatgGTTAAAGTGCCAGTTTTCTAG